A region of Vitis vinifera cultivar Pinot Noir 40024 chromosome 13, ASM3070453v1 DNA encodes the following proteins:
- the LOC100853571 gene encoding annexin D4-like, translated as MSSSDALAKSFSVSHSGIFGVDEKSMLEILVKWQPERLSTFRNETSGIFLQDERFPFEKCEEFLLKFLKREFKRFKDAVVQWTMHPWERDARMARKALKRGRQAYGLLIELACTRSSDELLGARRAYQSLYSESIEEDVASRVDGIERQLLVALVSSYRYDGSKTNDRAIKLDAQKLEKAISIGDKKQLIKDEEIVRILTTRSKIHLMAVIKCYQETFNNNIIEV; from the exons ATGTCTTCGTCAGATGCTCTTGCAAAGTCTTTCTCTGTTTCTCACTCTG GAATATTTGGAGTTGACGAGAAATCAATGCTGGAGATCTTAGTAAAATGGCAACCAGAACGCTTGTCAACTTTTAGGAATGAAACTTCTGGCATCTTTTTGCAGGATGAACGCTTCCCGTTTGAGAAATGTGAAGAATTTCttcttaaatttctaaaaagggAATTTAAGCGTTTTAAG GATGCTGTGGTGCAATGGACCATGCATCCTTGGGAAAGAGATGCTCGCATGGCAAGGAAGGCTTTGAAAAGAGGCAGACAAGCATATGGCCTACTCATTGAACTTGCATGCACTCGATCATCAGACGAGCTCTTGGGAGCTAGGAGAGCATACCAGTCCCTCTACAGCGAATCCATCGAGGAAGACGTTGCTTCCCGAGTTGACGGCATCGAACGCCAG CTTTTGGTAGCACTTGTAAGTTCATACAGATATGATGGATCAAAAACTAATGATCGGGCAATTAAATTGGACgctcaaaaacttgaaaaagCCATTAGTATTGGTGACAAGAAGCAGCTaatcaaagatgaagagatCGTAAGGATTCTAACAACAAGAAGCAAGATTCATCTCATGGCTGTCATCAAATGTTACCAAGAGACTTTTAACAATAACATTATAGAGGTATAA